Proteins encoded within one genomic window of Gammaproteobacteria bacterium:
- a CDS encoding VCBS repeat-containing protein: MRTAWWRMVLLPILLIAGTARGATVPGRVDGSFEATATGAVAYSVPVTVAAGMNGLRPAIGLEYNSQSARGEAGAGWSLSGFSIISRCPLTVALDGRVQGVRFSRQDRYCLDGHPLVLISAVPGVSGAQYRTELHNYEVVTMLGALGTGPLSFELRRPDGLVYRYGNDADSRVEAPGTGEVRAWALNEVEDRFGQRMAFQYQEDAVAGEHYPTEILWSYGAGETPAQARYRLAFSWEARPADDQRSGYTWGSPWRESRRLSAIEYAHDAGSGFTRVHRYALGYATPVPGGVRRSRLASIAQCGPRDCLPPTTFQWDDGPATREALNLPAIPVDGAVPGDFDGDGATDLYGAHQGHWAVWPSDPQSGGFRAPVVVGGSITENSVGLPIDYNGDGLTDLMVASSQGPDWLVYQAPSVPGEAFSVRNTGVSLSAGAELAPVDLDGDGFEDIAYLRDGQVLYRRNTGGAFEAEKGAGLPAVPAANRLPSGNPGLLEVGDFDGDGRADLLVARSSAAPGGGGYRWEALLANGFGFGPDAIATFTTEATPGKVLVLDLNGDGLSDVLRHADGAWHSLLSHGTAAGGLPGLVPQACAAIPGTGAQGQATAIDYDGDGRSDLVLGTPGGAWRVHLSDGACPDPAGQLIDETLPQAGGVSRLLVADADADGNADLLFGSASQPAWSLLRHVPPPGPDGSPGAPRPELMRQLRDGLDNAMTFSFQTLGRMPGYRMSGSHPPGSIALRGGALPVLARYTVSGAGRYDVSLEYSGARRDRQGRGFLGFETVASLDSRQGLRSVTRFRQDFPFIGRVEEITTWDQDRKVSVYDPTWAMAVGPPAMVLNTRFVYLTGDLTEDYEVDADGGLRGSLVRSVRRTLTWNLIHGAPSREVTETTSPLDPGRSFRTTRSTTFDDAAGAAGCLALPTRIDTSRDATGVATRSRTQLVTYSSTTCRVMSETDATASAPAQQLRSTYAYDAAGRTTSVTRTDVAGQLPARVSRFAYASGSSRPLTESRVISGEADHVVGHAWNDALGLETGRSEPRGFVTGWQHDDFGRIRTESRSTGSTTTTYSACGPCFAPGARYAIRETRSDGSWGETQHDGAGRVLGRASVLVDGRSSRQLFEYDALGRLQRQSAPYLADASTLYWTTLTHDLLGRPKSLDQPMSEAIPSGIESAFIYAGLETTARNAAGYETVMRRDAGGRVTRVTALLGSTMTYAYDASDQLTGTVDAGGHGRQFSYDERGLLVESVDPDAGRRSFAHDAFGQLIRQSDGKTPANVMTLEYDQLGRLVRRVEPEGTTVWSFVATGAGRGLPQSVTAPTDRGPAGFQEAYVYDSKGQLLRTSTTIDGSSYQTDYAYGAEGRLAAMTYPATVGWRPQFRFGYAFGHLRSITEESLGLNPVYTLLEMDPRGRDSWSSFGSEEIEERNIYDRASGRLAEIKAGPSMVPTAIQSYAYEWDVVGNLLARHNRLASPVLSERFTYDALNRLIQASLNGTRSVGMSYSTDGNIRSKSDAGSFSYGTGSQPPHGVTAVSGGPRGAMGFAYDANGNMTNRNGTSLTWTSYNLPRQISRGADFARFSYGPDRARISQETRTGSSQKTIHYVGPHFEVETEGSTRRYRATVFAHGRAVYSQVESTPNGLEAYYVLHDHAGSVDRLVRAVGTGRNIFALSFDAWGKRRNTNWSVDATDQRYGDAHWVERGFTGHEHLDNMQLVHMNGRLQDPLLGRMLAPDPVLAGGLDPQALNPYSYANNNPASYFDPSGYLFSKLRKVIRRGLHRIGHAGQRLVRNWGRPIVAAVAAFYTAGAVSSWAYAAQISAAGAAASAAGGVVAADTLAAATISSTVVGAAAGGAVAGAIATGNLRGVAAGALTGGLMGAVGIQFGGGYSAGRVLAESTIGGLSAEMQGGEFRNGFLTSGTLSSLTWAAVEMRRVMVAQSRLNPENAGGVSDGFRADQFKLGGCRMPCRSSPLGGAQGGGGQFLGMGYEPGSFVDHLVETYAGPHDFLNSPFFYDNLGNNINRSSLFLGLNAGNVLLATPFAAASAVPGFAYGAFND; encoded by the coding sequence ATGCGCACAGCCTGGTGGAGAATGGTGCTTCTGCCGATCTTGCTCATCGCCGGCACGGCCCGGGGGGCGACCGTGCCGGGCCGGGTCGACGGCAGCTTCGAGGCCACCGCCACGGGTGCGGTGGCCTATTCGGTGCCGGTCACGGTGGCCGCCGGCATGAACGGCCTGCGGCCGGCGATCGGCCTCGAGTACAACAGCCAGTCCGCGCGCGGGGAAGCCGGGGCGGGCTGGTCCCTCAGCGGCTTCTCGATCATCAGCCGCTGTCCGCTCACGGTCGCCCTCGATGGGCGCGTCCAGGGCGTGCGCTTCTCGCGCCAGGACCGCTACTGCCTCGACGGCCATCCGCTGGTGCTGATCTCGGCGGTGCCGGGAGTCAGCGGCGCCCAGTACCGCACGGAGCTGCACAACTACGAAGTCGTGACGATGCTGGGCGCGCTGGGAACCGGCCCGCTGTCGTTCGAGCTTCGCCGCCCCGATGGCCTGGTGTACCGCTACGGCAACGACGCCGATTCCCGGGTCGAGGCGCCCGGCACCGGCGAGGTGCGCGCCTGGGCGCTCAACGAAGTCGAGGACCGTTTCGGGCAGCGCATGGCCTTCCAGTACCAGGAAGACGCGGTGGCGGGCGAGCACTACCCGACCGAGATCCTCTGGAGCTATGGCGCCGGGGAAACCCCGGCACAGGCGCGCTATCGCCTGGCCTTCAGCTGGGAAGCACGCCCGGCGGATGACCAGCGCAGCGGCTACACCTGGGGTTCGCCCTGGCGCGAGTCCCGCCGCCTGAGCGCCATCGAGTATGCACACGACGCCGGCAGCGGCTTCACCCGCGTGCATCGCTACGCGCTCGGCTACGCGACACCGGTGCCGGGTGGTGTGCGGCGCAGCCGGCTCGCCAGCATTGCCCAGTGCGGGCCCCGCGATTGCCTGCCACCGACGACCTTCCAGTGGGACGACGGCCCCGCCACACGCGAGGCGCTGAACCTGCCGGCGATCCCGGTCGACGGTGCCGTACCCGGTGACTTCGACGGCGACGGCGCCACGGACCTCTACGGCGCCCACCAGGGCCACTGGGCCGTGTGGCCGTCGGACCCGCAGTCGGGCGGCTTTCGCGCACCGGTGGTGGTGGGCGGCAGCATCACGGAGAACAGCGTCGGGCTGCCCATCGACTACAACGGCGATGGCCTGACCGATCTCATGGTCGCGTCCAGCCAGGGTCCCGACTGGCTGGTCTACCAGGCACCATCGGTGCCCGGCGAGGCCTTCAGCGTACGCAACACCGGCGTATCGCTGTCCGCCGGCGCGGAACTGGCCCCCGTGGATCTCGACGGCGACGGCTTCGAGGACATCGCCTACCTGCGTGATGGCCAGGTCCTCTACCGTCGCAACACCGGCGGCGCCTTCGAAGCCGAGAAGGGGGCGGGCCTGCCGGCCGTACCGGCGGCCAATCGCCTCCCGTCAGGCAATCCTGGCCTGCTGGAAGTCGGCGACTTCGACGGTGACGGCCGCGCCGACCTGCTGGTGGCGCGCTCATCCGCGGCCCCGGGGGGCGGCGGCTATCGCTGGGAGGCGCTCCTCGCCAACGGCTTCGGCTTCGGCCCGGATGCCATCGCCACGTTCACCACGGAAGCCACCCCGGGCAAGGTCCTGGTCCTCGACCTCAACGGGGATGGCCTCTCCGATGTCCTGCGCCATGCCGACGGCGCCTGGCACAGCCTGCTGAGCCACGGCACCGCGGCCGGCGGACTCCCCGGCCTGGTACCGCAGGCCTGCGCCGCCATCCCGGGAACCGGCGCACAGGGCCAGGCCACCGCGATCGACTACGACGGCGATGGTCGCAGCGACCTCGTGCTGGGCACGCCGGGCGGAGCGTGGAGGGTTCACCTCTCCGACGGTGCCTGTCCCGATCCCGCCGGCCAGCTGATCGACGAGACGCTGCCCCAGGCCGGCGGCGTGAGCCGGCTGCTGGTCGCCGATGCCGACGCCGATGGCAACGCCGACCTGCTGTTCGGTTCGGCCAGCCAGCCCGCCTGGTCACTGCTTCGCCATGTGCCCCCGCCGGGTCCGGACGGCAGCCCGGGCGCGCCGCGGCCCGAGCTGATGCGCCAGCTGCGCGACGGGCTGGACAACGCCATGACCTTCAGCTTCCAGACGCTCGGCCGGATGCCCGGATACCGGATGTCCGGCAGCCATCCACCGGGCTCGATCGCCCTGCGGGGCGGCGCGCTGCCGGTGCTCGCCCGCTACACGGTCTCCGGCGCCGGCCGCTACGACGTCAGCCTCGAATACAGCGGCGCACGCCGTGACCGGCAGGGACGGGGCTTCCTCGGCTTCGAGACGGTGGCCTCGCTCGATTCACGCCAGGGGCTGCGCTCCGTCACCCGGTTCCGCCAGGACTTCCCGTTCATCGGCCGCGTCGAGGAGATCACCACCTGGGACCAGGACCGCAAGGTGTCCGTCTACGATCCGACCTGGGCCATGGCCGTCGGCCCGCCGGCGATGGTGCTGAACACGCGCTTCGTGTACCTCACCGGCGACCTGACGGAAGACTACGAGGTCGACGCCGACGGCGGCCTGCGGGGCAGCCTGGTCCGGTCGGTGCGTCGCACTCTCACCTGGAACCTGATCCACGGGGCGCCCAGCCGTGAAGTCACGGAGACGACGTCGCCCCTGGACCCGGGCCGCAGTTTTCGCACCACCCGCAGCACCACCTTCGACGACGCGGCGGGTGCCGCCGGCTGCCTCGCCCTGCCGACCCGCATCGATACCTCGCGCGACGCCACGGGGGTGGCCACCCGCTCGCGCACGCAGCTGGTGACCTACAGCAGCACGACCTGCCGGGTCATGAGCGAAACCGATGCCACGGCCAGCGCCCCCGCCCAGCAGCTGCGCAGCACCTACGCCTACGACGCCGCCGGCCGCACGACGAGCGTCACCCGCACCGATGTGGCCGGCCAGCTGCCGGCCCGCGTCAGCCGCTTCGCCTATGCCAGTGGCAGCAGCCGCCCGCTGACCGAATCCCGGGTGATCAGCGGCGAGGCGGATCATGTGGTCGGCCATGCATGGAACGACGCCCTCGGCCTGGAGACCGGGCGTTCCGAGCCGCGGGGCTTCGTCACCGGCTGGCAGCACGATGACTTCGGTCGCATTCGCACCGAAAGCCGCTCGACCGGGAGCACGACCACCACCTACTCCGCCTGCGGGCCGTGCTTCGCACCGGGTGCACGCTATGCCATCCGCGAGACGCGCAGCGATGGCTCCTGGGGCGAGACGCAGCACGACGGCGCGGGCAGGGTCCTCGGCCGGGCGTCGGTCCTGGTCGATGGCCGCAGCAGCCGCCAGCTGTTCGAGTACGACGCGCTGGGCCGGCTGCAGCGCCAGTCGGCACCGTACCTGGCCGATGCGTCCACCCTGTACTGGACCACGCTCACCCACGACCTGCTGGGCCGACCCAAGAGCCTAGACCAGCCGATGAGCGAGGCGATACCGTCCGGCATCGAGTCCGCCTTCATCTATGCCGGCCTGGAGACCACGGCGCGCAATGCCGCCGGCTACGAGACCGTGATGCGCCGGGATGCCGGGGGCCGCGTCACGCGGGTGACCGCCCTGCTCGGCAGCACGATGACCTACGCCTACGACGCCTCCGACCAGCTGACCGGGACAGTCGATGCCGGCGGCCACGGCCGGCAGTTCAGCTACGACGAGCGCGGGCTGCTCGTGGAATCCGTCGATCCCGATGCCGGCAGGCGCAGCTTCGCCCATGACGCCTTCGGGCAGCTCATCCGGCAAAGCGACGGCAAGACGCCCGCCAACGTCATGACCCTGGAGTACGACCAGCTCGGGCGGCTGGTACGCCGGGTCGAGCCGGAGGGAACGACCGTGTGGAGCTTCGTGGCGACGGGCGCGGGCCGTGGCCTGCCGCAGTCCGTGACGGCGCCCACTGATCGCGGGCCGGCCGGCTTCCAGGAAGCGTATGTGTACGACAGCAAGGGCCAGCTCCTGCGCACGTCGACCACCATCGACGGCAGCAGCTACCAGACCGACTATGCCTATGGCGCGGAGGGCAGGCTGGCCGCCATGACCTATCCGGCCACCGTCGGCTGGCGGCCGCAGTTCCGGTTCGGCTACGCCTTCGGGCACCTCAGGTCCATCACCGAGGAGAGCCTCGGGCTGAATCCCGTCTATACCCTGCTGGAGATGGATCCCCGCGGCCGCGACAGCTGGTCGAGCTTCGGCAGCGAGGAGATCGAGGAACGCAACATCTACGACCGCGCCTCCGGGCGGCTGGCGGAGATCAAGGCCGGCCCGTCGATGGTGCCGACCGCCATCCAGTCCTACGCCTACGAATGGGATGTCGTGGGCAACCTGCTGGCACGGCACAACCGGCTCGCCTCTCCCGTGCTGTCCGAGCGCTTCACCTATGACGCGCTCAACCGGCTGATCCAGGCAAGCCTGAACGGCACCCGCTCGGTGGGCATGAGCTACAGCACCGACGGCAACATCCGCTCGAAATCCGATGCGGGCAGCTTCAGCTACGGCACGGGATCGCAGCCGCCGCACGGCGTCACGGCCGTGTCCGGTGGCCCGCGTGGCGCCATGGGCTTCGCCTACGACGCCAACGGCAACATGACCAACCGCAATGGCACGTCCCTGACCTGGACCAGCTACAACCTGCCCAGGCAGATCTCCCGCGGCGCCGACTTCGCGCGCTTCAGCTACGGGCCGGACCGGGCCCGCATCAGCCAGGAGACCAGGACCGGCTCCAGCCAGAAAACCATCCACTACGTCGGCCCGCACTTCGAGGTCGAGACCGAGGGCAGCACGCGACGCTACCGTGCCACCGTTTTCGCCCACGGCCGGGCGGTCTACAGCCAGGTGGAGTCGACTCCGAACGGCCTCGAGGCCTACTACGTCCTGCACGACCATGCCGGAAGCGTGGACCGCCTGGTGCGCGCCGTCGGCACCGGCAGGAATATCTTCGCGCTGAGCTTCGATGCCTGGGGCAAGCGGCGCAACACCAACTGGAGCGTCGACGCCACCGACCAGCGCTACGGCGACGCGCACTGGGTCGAACGCGGCTTCACCGGGCACGAGCACCTGGACAACATGCAGCTGGTGCACATGAACGGCCGGCTGCAGGATCCCCTGCTCGGGCGGATGCTGGCGCCGGATCCCGTGCTCGCGGGCGGGCTCGATCCCCAGGCCCTCAATCCGTACAGCTATGCCAACAACAATCCGGCCAGCTACTTCGATCCCAGCGGCTACCTGTTCAGCAAGCTGCGCAAGGTGATCCGGCGGGGCCTGCACCGCATCGGGCATGCCGGGCAGCGGCTGGTCCGCAACTGGGGCCGTCCCATCGTCGCGGCAGTCGCCGCGTTCTACACCGCGGGGGCGGTGTCATCCTGGGCTTACGCCGCACAGATCTCCGCAGCCGGGGCAGCCGCGAGCGCGGCCGGCGGCGTGGTCGCGGCCGACACGCTCGCCGCGGCGACCATATCGAGCACGGTGGTCGGTGCCGCCGCGGGGGGTGCCGTGGCAGGCGCCATCGCCACGGGGAACCTGCGCGGCGTTGCCGCCGGCGCCCTCACCGGTGGCCTGATGGGCGCCGTCGGCATCCAGTTCGGCGGCGGTTACAGCGCCGGCCGGGTGCTGGCGGAATCCACCATCGGCGGCCTGTCCGCCGAAATGCAGGGCGGGGAGTTCCGCAACGGTTTCCTGACCAGTGGTACGCTGTCCTCGCTGACCTGGGCTGCGGTGGAGATGCGGCGGGTGATGGTGGCGCAGTCGCGGCTGAATCCCGAGAATGCAGGCGGCGTCAGCGATGGCTTTCGCGCTGACCAGTTCAAGCTGGGCGGGTGTCGCATGCCGTGCAGGAGCAGTCCCCTGGGCGGCGCACAGGGCGGGGGTGGCCAGTTCCTCGGCATGGGATACGAGCCGGGATCATTCGTGGATCACCTTGTCGAGACCTATGCCGGTCCGCATGATTTCCTCAACTCGCCGTTCTTTTATGACAACCTCGGCAACAACATCAACCGATCCTCCCTGTTCCTCGGTCTGAATGCCGGGAACGTGCTGCTCGCCACGCCCTTTGCCGCAGCCTCGGCAGTGCCAGGTTTCGCCTATGGTGCCTTCAATGATTGA
- a CDS encoding NUDIX domain-containing protein: MRRGHKVLSCGAVVLRETRDGWRLLLLRAFTHWDFPKGLLEAGEQPLQAALREVREETSLDDLVLPWGEDFHETGPYSRGKTARYYLAVTSRSDVAILPNPETGRPEHSEFRWCSFADARAIASPRVREVIDWAGQRIGAG, encoded by the coding sequence ATGAGACGGGGACACAAGGTGCTGTCCTGCGGGGCCGTGGTCCTGCGGGAGACGCGGGACGGCTGGCGCCTGCTGCTGCTGCGCGCCTTCACCCACTGGGACTTCCCCAAGGGCCTGCTGGAAGCCGGCGAGCAACCGCTGCAGGCTGCCCTGCGCGAGGTGCGGGAGGAGACCAGCCTCGACGACCTGGTACTGCCCTGGGGCGAGGACTTCCACGAGACCGGGCCCTACAGCCGCGGCAAGACCGCCCGCTACTACCTCGCCGTCACTTCGCGCAGCGACGTCGCCATCCTCCCCAACCCGGAGACCGGACGCCCCGAGCACAGCGAATTCCGCTGGTGCAGCTTCGCCGATGCCCGCGCCATCGCCTCGCCCCGGGTCAGGGAAGTGATCGACTGGGCAGGGCAGCGGATCGGTGCCGGCTGA
- a CDS encoding ABC transporter permease: MNTLRFALRSLGRSLRGGELNVLIAAIVLAVAAITAVGFFTDRVGRAIRQQASAILAADLVIRSPAPIAAGLLDEAHALGLRTAEAVGFPSVVLTDTDQSSLATIEGVTAGYPLRGEMKISTQMFGAASVASGIPAIGEAWAEPGLLGKLGIEVGARVQVGKRQLTVTRVLEYQPDQNPGFANLAPSLLVNIADVAAMDVVRPGSRITYRQLFAGDEAALAAFRSEVAPRLDREAVFRDQRDAGQQINEAIDRAQRFLTLASLVTVVLAAVATAMAARLYALRHLDTVALLKSIGATQGFIERLSLLQLAVIVLGTTAAGSLIGFAAQQVLAVLSGGLLQVQLPPPRVLPAWLGALTAATVAFGFALPQLWQLRRTPPIRVLRRDLPPPPLSAGLAYAVAVAALAGMIYAIVRDLLLVGLIVGGLLALAAVSGLAGWGLVALVARFRGAAGVAWRYGLANISRRGLESIVQIVGFGLSLMVLLLLTVVRSDLLGAWRQAIPEDAPNYFLINIDPPTWPAMRDFIRQEIGSTPVSLPFIRGRLTAINGTDVAKLGMREGPGASFIRREQNITWTAELPESNHVRSGQWWGPGYRGPPQISLEQDVARSLGVKVGDTMTFNIAGEEFTAPVTSIRSIEWDSFAPNFFLMLSPGLAAELPQTYIASFHVPPERRHRLNDLVRRFPGVTVFDLEAILSQVRLVVDRASLAVQYVFLFTLLAGVMVLLAAVQVTRDERRFESAILHALGADRRKILQGVAAEFTTLGALSGTLAALGATAIGLVLAEQVFDLRYTVSPLLWPAGLLLGAVLVGLTGTLAARRAVDEPPVAVLRDA, translated from the coding sequence GTGAACACGCTGCGCTTCGCCCTGCGCTCCCTCGGCCGCAGCCTGCGTGGCGGCGAGCTCAACGTGCTCATCGCGGCGATCGTTCTGGCGGTGGCGGCGATCACCGCCGTCGGCTTCTTCACCGACCGCGTCGGCCGCGCCATCCGCCAGCAGGCGAGCGCGATCCTGGCGGCGGACCTGGTGATCCGCTCGCCGGCGCCGATCGCGGCGGGTCTCCTCGACGAGGCGCACGCGCTCGGCCTGCGCACCGCCGAGGCGGTGGGTTTTCCCTCGGTGGTGCTCACCGACACCGACCAGAGCTCGCTCGCCACCATAGAAGGTGTCACGGCCGGCTACCCGCTGCGCGGCGAAATGAAGATCTCGACGCAGATGTTCGGCGCGGCCAGCGTGGCCAGCGGCATCCCCGCCATCGGCGAGGCATGGGCCGAACCCGGCCTGCTGGGCAAGCTCGGCATCGAGGTGGGGGCGCGGGTGCAGGTGGGCAAGCGCCAGCTGACAGTCACGCGGGTGCTCGAGTACCAGCCCGACCAGAACCCGGGTTTCGCCAACCTGGCGCCCTCGCTGCTGGTGAACATCGCCGATGTCGCCGCCATGGACGTGGTGCGGCCCGGCAGCCGGATCACCTACCGCCAGCTGTTCGCCGGCGACGAGGCCGCGCTGGCCGCCTTTCGCAGCGAAGTTGCGCCGCGGCTTGATCGCGAGGCGGTATTCCGCGACCAGCGGGATGCGGGGCAGCAGATCAACGAGGCCATCGACCGTGCCCAGCGGTTCCTGACGCTCGCTTCGCTGGTCACCGTGGTGCTGGCGGCGGTGGCGACCGCCATGGCCGCGCGCCTCTACGCCCTGCGGCACCTGGACACGGTCGCCCTCCTCAAGAGCATCGGCGCCACCCAGGGCTTCATCGAGCGCCTGTCGCTGCTGCAGCTCGCGGTCATCGTGCTGGGCACCACGGCGGCGGGTTCGCTCATCGGCTTCGCTGCCCAGCAGGTTCTGGCGGTCCTGTCGGGGGGGCTGCTGCAGGTACAACTGCCGCCGCCGCGCGTCCTGCCGGCCTGGCTCGGGGCACTGACGGCGGCCACGGTTGCCTTCGGCTTCGCCCTGCCGCAGCTCTGGCAGCTGCGCAGGACGCCACCCATCCGCGTGCTGCGCCGGGACCTGCCGCCGCCGCCGTTGTCGGCGGGCCTGGCCTATGCCGTCGCCGTCGCGGCGCTGGCCGGCATGATCTACGCCATCGTGCGCGACCTGCTGCTGGTAGGCCTGATCGTCGGCGGCCTGCTGGCGCTCGCGGCGGTTTCGGGGCTGGCCGGCTGGGGCCTGGTGGCGCTGGTCGCCCGCTTCCGCGGCGCGGCCGGCGTGGCCTGGCGGTATGGCCTCGCCAACATCTCGCGGCGCGGCCTGGAGAGCATCGTGCAGATCGTCGGCTTCGGCCTGAGCCTGATGGTGCTGCTGCTGCTCACCGTGGTGCGCAGCGACCTGCTCGGCGCCTGGCGGCAGGCCATCCCCGAGGATGCGCCGAATTACTTCCTGATCAACATCGATCCGCCGACCTGGCCCGCCATGCGCGATTTCATCCGCCAGGAAATCGGCTCGACACCGGTCTCGCTGCCGTTCATCCGCGGACGGCTCACCGCCATCAACGGCACCGACGTGGCGAAGCTCGGGATGCGCGAGGGGCCCGGCGCGAGCTTCATCCGCCGCGAGCAGAACATCACCTGGACGGCCGAACTGCCGGAGAGCAACCACGTCCGCAGCGGCCAGTGGTGGGGTCCCGGTTACCGTGGCCCGCCGCAGATTTCCCTCGAGCAGGATGTGGCGCGCAGCCTCGGCGTAAAGGTCGGCGATACCATGACCTTCAACATCGCCGGCGAGGAGTTCACCGCGCCGGTGACCAGCATCCGCAGCATCGAGTGGGACTCCTTCGCGCCGAACTTCTTCCTCATGCTGTCTCCCGGTCTGGCTGCCGAGCTGCCCCAGACCTACATCGCCAGCTTCCATGTGCCGCCGGAGCGTCGGCACAGGCTCAATGACCTGGTGCGGCGGTTCCCGGGCGTCACGGTGTTCGACCTCGAGGCGATCCTCTCGCAGGTGCGCCTGGTGGTGGACCGGGCGTCGCTCGCGGTGCAGTACGTGTTCCTGTTCACGCTTCTGGCAGGCGTCATGGTGCTGCTGGCGGCGGTGCAGGTGACCCGCGACGAGCGCCGCTTCGAGAGCGCCATCCTGCATGCGCTGGGTGCCGACCGGCGCAAGATCCTGCAGGGCGTCGCCGCGGAATTCACCACGCTGGGCGCGCTCTCCGGCACGCTCGCCGCCCTGGGCGCGACGGCCATCGGCCTGGTCCTGGCGGAGCAGGTGTTCGACCTCCGCTACACGGTGAGCCCGTTGCTCTGGCCGGCCGGGCTGCTGCTCGGGGCGGTGCTGGTGGGCCTCACCGGCACGCTGGCGGCACGCCGTGCCGTGGACGAACCCCCGGTGGCGGTGCTGCGCGACGCCTGA